A single region of the Paraburkholderia sprentiae WSM5005 genome encodes:
- a CDS encoding MarR family winged helix-turn-helix transcriptional regulator: MTEPTNEPTPNISEYQLGESVGYLISRVKSTLSNLITQRSMAELGITSQQGSILFMVASGKCLLAAELAREYGIDASAVTRLIDRLEKRGLLTRVRSNEDRRVVRLALTPEGHAIAARMPGIFNGVLDNLLNGFTPEEVGFLKSMLRRVLVNSGEQTGLTRDAASHPDSKS; the protein is encoded by the coding sequence ATGACGGAGCCGACCAACGAACCCACGCCGAATATCAGCGAGTACCAACTCGGCGAAAGCGTCGGCTATCTCATCTCGCGGGTGAAATCGACGCTGTCGAATCTGATCACGCAACGCAGCATGGCCGAACTCGGCATCACCAGCCAGCAAGGCAGCATCCTGTTCATGGTGGCGAGCGGCAAATGCCTGCTCGCAGCCGAGCTGGCGCGTGAATACGGGATCGACGCAAGCGCCGTCACGCGCCTGATCGACCGGCTCGAAAAGCGCGGCCTGCTCACGCGGGTGCGCAGTAACGAGGACCGACGCGTCGTGCGCCTCGCGTTGACGCCGGAAGGCCACGCAATCGCCGCCCGCATGCCGGGCATTTTCAATGGCGTGCTCGATAACCTACTGAACGGGTTCACCCCCGAAGAAGTGGGCTTTCTGAAGAGCATGCTGCGCCGCGTGCTCGTCAATTCTGGTGAGCAGACGGGACTTACCCGCGATGCCGCAAGCCATCCCGATAGCAAATCCTAA
- the typA gene encoding translational GTPase TypA: protein MTRALRNIAIIAHVDHGKTTLVDQLLRQTATFRENQQIAERVMDSNDIEKERGITILSKNCAVEYEGTHINIVDTPGHADFGGEVERVLSMVDSVLLLVDAVEGPMPQTRFVTKKALALGLKPIVVINKVDRPGARIDWVINQTFDLFDKLGASEEQLDFPIVYASGLNGYAGLTPEVRDGDMRPLFEAILEHVPVRPADPEGPLQLQITSLDYSSYVGRIGIGRITRGRIKPGMAVAVRSGPEGEILNRKINQVLSFKGLDRVQVDSAEAGDIVLINGIEEVGIGVTICSPEQPEALPMITVDEPTLTMNFLVNSSPLAGREGKFVTSRQIRDRLMKELNHNVALRVRDTGDETTFEVAGRGELHLTILVENMRREGYELAVSRPRVVMQEIDGEKHEPYENLTVDMEDTHQGGVMEELGRRKGEMLDMASDGRGRTRLEYRISARGLIGFQSEFLTLTRGTGLMSHTFDSYQPVKEGAVGERRNGVLISQDDGAAVAYALWKLQDRGRMFVSPGEALYEGMIIGIHSRDNDLVVNPIKGKQLTNVRASGTDEAVRLVPPVQLSLEYAVEFIDDDELVEVTPKSIRLRKRYLKEHERRSASRNKVASE from the coding sequence ATGACCCGCGCCCTACGCAACATCGCCATCATTGCTCACGTCGACCACGGCAAGACCACGCTCGTCGACCAGCTTCTCCGTCAGACCGCCACGTTCCGCGAGAACCAGCAGATCGCCGAGCGCGTGATGGACTCGAACGACATCGAAAAAGAGCGCGGCATCACGATCCTGTCGAAGAACTGCGCGGTGGAGTACGAAGGCACGCACATCAACATCGTCGACACGCCGGGACACGCTGACTTCGGCGGCGAAGTGGAGCGCGTGCTGTCGATGGTCGACTCGGTGCTGCTGCTCGTCGATGCGGTGGAAGGCCCGATGCCGCAGACCCGCTTCGTCACGAAGAAGGCGCTCGCGCTAGGCCTGAAGCCGATCGTCGTGATCAACAAGGTCGACCGTCCGGGCGCGCGGATCGACTGGGTGATCAACCAGACTTTCGACCTGTTCGACAAGCTCGGTGCAAGCGAAGAGCAGCTCGACTTCCCGATCGTCTACGCATCGGGCCTGAACGGCTACGCGGGTCTCACGCCGGAGGTGCGCGACGGCGACATGCGTCCGCTGTTCGAGGCGATCCTCGAGCACGTGCCGGTTCGCCCGGCCGATCCGGAAGGTCCGCTGCAACTGCAGATCACCTCGCTCGACTACTCGTCGTACGTCGGCCGTATCGGCATTGGCCGTATCACGCGCGGCCGCATCAAGCCGGGCATGGCGGTCGCGGTGCGCTCGGGCCCGGAAGGCGAGATCCTCAATCGCAAGATCAACCAGGTGCTGTCGTTCAAGGGCCTCGATCGCGTGCAGGTGGACTCCGCTGAAGCGGGGGACATCGTGCTGATCAACGGTATCGAGGAAGTCGGCATCGGCGTGACGATCTGCTCGCCGGAACAGCCGGAAGCGCTGCCGATGATCACGGTCGACGAACCCACGCTGACCATGAACTTCCTCGTCAACTCGTCGCCACTGGCTGGCCGCGAAGGCAAGTTCGTCACGAGCCGTCAGATTCGCGACCGCCTGATGAAGGAACTGAATCACAACGTCGCGCTGCGCGTGCGCGATACCGGCGACGAAACCACGTTTGAAGTGGCAGGCCGCGGTGAGTTGCACCTGACCATTCTGGTCGAAAACATGCGTCGCGAAGGCTATGAGCTGGCTGTGTCGCGTCCGCGCGTCGTGATGCAGGAAATCGACGGCGAGAAGCACGAGCCGTACGAAAATCTGACCGTCGACATGGAAGACACGCACCAGGGCGGCGTGATGGAAGAGCTCGGCCGCCGCAAGGGCGAAATGCTCGACATGGCGTCGGACGGCCGCGGCCGCACGCGTCTCGAATACCGTATTTCGGCGCGCGGTCTGATCGGCTTCCAGTCGGAATTCCTCACGCTCACGCGTGGCACGGGTCTGATGAGCCACACGTTCGATTCCTACCAGCCGGTCAAGGAGGGCGCGGTCGGTGAGCGTCGCAACGGCGTGCTAATTTCGCAGGACGACGGCGCGGCAGTCGCGTACGCTCTATGGAAGCTGCAGGATCGCGGCCGCATGTTCGTGTCGCCGGGCGAGGCGCTGTATGAAGGCATGATCATCGGCATCCACAGCCGCGACAACGACCTTGTCGTGAACCCGATCAAGGGCAAGCAGCTCACGAACGTGCGCGCGTCGGGCACTGATGAAGCCGTGCGTCTGGTGCCGCCGGTTCAGCTGTCGCTCGAATACGCGGTCGAGTTCATCGACGACGACGAGCTGGTCGAAGTTACGCCGAAATCGATCCGTCTGCGCAAGCGCTACCTGAAGGAACACGAGCGCCGCAGCGCGAGCCGCAACAAGGTTGCCAGCGAATAA